A segment of the Streptomyces sp. P9-A2 genome:
GGACGAGCCGGAGTCCACCACCGCGCTCACCCTCGCCTCCCGCGAGGGCCTGGACAACCTGACCTTCGTCATCAACTGCAACCTGCAGCGGCTCGACGGTCCGGTCCGCGCCAACTTCAAGATCGTGCAGGAGCTGGAGGCCCAGTTCCGCGGCGCCGGCTGGAACGTGATCAAGAGCCTGTGGGGCACCGCCTGGGACGAGCTGTTCCAGCTGGACACCACGGGCGCGCTGGTCCGCCGCCTGCGCGAGGTACCCGACGCGCAGGTCCAGACGTACCAGACCCGCGACGCCGCCTACATCCGCGAGGACTTCTTCGGCAAGGACCCGGCGCTCGCCGAGATGGCGAAGCTGCTGAGCGACGACAAGATCATCGAGTGCTTCCAGCTCTCGCGCGGCGGCCACGAGGCCCGCAAGGTCTACGCCGCCTACCGCGCCGCGCTCTCCCACACGGGCGCGCCGACCGTGATCCTGGCCCAGACGGTCAAGGGCCACACGCTCGGCGACGGCTTCGCGTCGAAGAACGCCAACCACCAGATGAAGAAGCTGTCGGCGGACGAGTTCAAGGCGATGCGTGACCGCCTCGAACTGCCGATCAGGGACAGCGACTTCGTCGACGGCGAGGTCCCCTACGGCCACCCGGGCGCCGACTCCCCCGAGGTCCGTTACCTCCAGGAGCGGCGCGCGGCCCTCGGCGGTCCGGCCCCGGCCCGCCGCGTCCACCCGGTCGCGCCGCTGCCGGCCCCGGCCGAGAAGGCGTTCACCGCCTTCGACAAGGGCTCCGGCTCGCAGAACGTGGCCACCACCATGGCGTTCGTCCGCCTGGTCAAGGACCTGGTCCGCGACAAGGAGACCGGCAAACGCTGGGTGCCGATCGTCCCCGACGAGGCGCGCACCTTCGGCATGGAGTCGCTCTTCCCCTCACTGGGCATCTACTCGCCCAAGGGCCAGACGTACGAGCCGGTCGACCGCGACCAGCTGATGTACTACAAGGAGGCCAAGAACGGCCAGATCCTCAACGAGGGGATCACCGAGGCCGGTTCCATGGCCAGTTTCATCGCCGCCTCCACGTCGTACTCGACGCACGGCGAGCCGGTGATCCCGTTCTACATCTACTACTCGATGTTCGGCTGGCAGCGCACGGCCGACCAGATGTGGCAGCTCGGCGACCAGCTCGGCCGCGGCTTCCTCGTCGGCGCCACCGCCGGCCGTACCACCCTCACCGGTGAGGGCCTCCAGCACGCCGACGGCCACTCCCCCGTCATCGCGGCGACCAACCCGGCCGCGCTGACGTACGACCCGGCGTTCGCGTACGAGATCGCCGTCATCGTCAAGGACGGTCTGCGCCGGATGTACGGCGAGGCGGCCCCGGGCGAGGACCAGAACGTCTTCTACTACCTGACGGTCTACAACGAGCCGGTCCGGCAGCCGGCCAAACCGTCGGCCGCCGGGATCGACGAGGGCATCCTCAAGGGCCTGTACCGCTTCAACACGGCGGAGTCGGCCGGACTGGCCCCCGCGGCCAACGCCGCGCGGATCCAGCTGCTCGGCTCCGGTACGGCGATCCACTGGGCGCTGAAGGCGCAGCGGCTGCTCGCCGAGGAGTGGGGCGTGGCGGCCGACGTGTGGTCGGCGACGTCGTGGACCGAACTGCGCCGGGACGCGCTGGACGCCGACGCGGCGCTGCTGCGCGGCGAGGAGCGGGTGCCGTACGTCCGGCAGGCACTCCAGGGTGCCGAGGGTCCGGTGCTGGCGGTGTCCGACTACATGCGCCAGGTCCCCGACCAGATCGCGCAGTGGGTCGAGCAGGACTACTCCTCGCTGGGCGCCGACGGTTTCGGCCTGTCGGAGACCCGTGAGGCGGCCCGCCGGCACTTCGGTGTCGACGCCGAGTCCATCGTCGTCGCGGCGCTGGCGCAGCTCGCCCGGCGCGGCGAGGTGCAGGCCACGGCCGTGAAGGAAGCGCGCGAGAAGTACGGCCTGTAACGAAGCAGGGCCCGTGACAGGGCACCCGGTCCCGCGGACCGTGAAGGCAGGAGGCCCCCGCTGCGGCGGGGGCCTCCTGCCGCATCATGGGCCGCATGCGTGCTGCCCGGCTGATCAAGATGGTGCTGTTGCTCCAGTCCCGGCCCTCCATGACCGCCGCCGAACTGGCGCGCGAGCTGGAGGTGTCGGAGCGGACCGTCACCCGGGACGCGCAGGCGCTGTCCGAGGCCGGGGTTCCGGTGTACGCGGAGCGGGGGCGGGCCGGCGGGTACCGGCTGGTCGGCGGATACCGGACCAGGCTGACGGGACTGGCCCGCGGCGAGGCGGAGGCGCTGTTCCTGTCCGGGGTGCCGGGCGCGTTGCGCGAGATGGGGCTCGAGGACACGGCCTCCGCGGCCCGGCTGAAGGTGTCGGCAGCGCTGCTGCCCTCCCTGCGGGACGCGCCGAGGACGGCGGCGCAGCGGTTCCATCTGGACGCCCCGGGCTGGTTCCGCGAGGTGCCGGCGCCCGAGCTGCTGCCGGCCGTGGCGGACGCGGTGTGGGACGACCGCCGGGTCGTCGCGCGCTACCGGCGCGGGGACACCGAGGTGGAGCGGGAGCTGGAACCGTACGGGCTCGTACTCAAGGCGGGCGTCTGGTACCTGTGCGCGCGGGTGCCGGGGCGGAAGGCGTCGGAGCGGGGGCCGTCGGGCCCGGGGGCCCACCGGGTGTACAGGGTGTACCGGATCGACCGGTTCACGGCGGTGGAGGCGGTGGCCGGGGCGGATGCGGGTCCAGGCCCGGGTCCGGGTCCGGGCCCGGGCCTAGGTGCGGGTCCGGGCCCGGGTGCGGGTCCGGGCCCGGGCCCAGGTGCGGGTCCGGGCCCGGGCCCAGGTGCGGGTCCGGGTCCGGGCCCAGGTGCGGGTCCGGGTCCGGGCCCGGGTCCGGGCCCGGGTCCAGAGCCGGGTCCGGGTCCAGAGCCGGGTCCAGAGCCGGGTCCGGGTCCAGAGCCGGGTCCAGAGCCGGGTCCGGGTCCAGAGCCGGGTCCAGGTGCGGGTCCAGGACCGGGTCCGGGTCCAGGTGCGGGTCCAGGTCTGGACCCAGGTGCGAGTGCGGGTCCGGGCCCGGGTGCAAGTACGGGTCCGGGTCCAGGGCCGGGTGCGGGTGCGGCACGTTTCGAGCGCGACCCGGAGTTCGACCTGCCCGCGTTCTGGGCGGAGCGGGCGGAGCAGTTCGCGCGCTCGATCCTGCGGGCGGAGGTGGTGGTACGGCTGTCGCCCGAGGGAATGCGCGCGCTGCCGCACGCCGTGGACGCGGTGGCCGCGCGGGAGGCACTGGCCGGGGCGGCCGGGACCGGGGCGGACGACGACGGCTGGGTGACGGTGACCCTGCCGGTGGAGTCCGAGGAGGTCGCCCGTACCCAGCTGACGGCGCTGGGCCCCGAGGCGGAGGTACTCGCGCCCGCCTCGCTGCGGGAGTGGTTCGCCGCCCAGGCCGTACGGCTGGCCCTGCTGTACGGGAGGAATTGATCCGCGTATTCCGGGGTGCGTCCCGGGGTTCCAGGGCCGATGCTTGACGCGTGATGGACGAGACGGAGTTCTGGGAGCTGGTCGACACCGCCCGCGGGGACGCCGAGGGCGACCCGGAGGAGCAGGCCGACCTGCTCGTGGAGCGGCTCGCGCAGCTGGATCCGGAAGCCGTCCTCGACTTCGCCCGGCACTTCGAGGCCCGCTACCACCGCGCCTACCGCTGGGATCTCTGGGGCGCCGCCTGGGTCCTCCTCGACGGGGCGAGCGACGACGCCTTCGACTTCTTCAGGTGCTGGTTGATCGGCCAGGGCCGCGAGGTCTACGAGGGCGCGTTGCACGACCCGGACGCGCTGGCCGATCTGCTGGACGACTTCGACGAGGAGATCGACGGCGACGGCGAGGAGCTCGGTTACGCGGCGGACGAGGCGTACGAGCAGCTCACCGGCACCGTGGCCCCCGACCTGGACCTTCCCGCGGGCCCGGCCGAGCCCGCGGGCACGCCCGCCGACTTCGAGAACGACTCCTTGCTGGCCGAGCGCTATCCCCGGCTCTGGGACCGGTTCCGTCCCTGAGCCCCGGGGGCCTGCTCACCTCGGGGTCCCCGCGATCCGGCTGTTCTCCCCCTGCGCCTTTTCCTGTGCTTTTTCCTGTGCCTTCTGCTGCTGCTCCTGCAGGCTTCCGGGGTCCGGCCGGCGACCCTGCAGTTCTGCCGCCATCTCCCTGATCCTCGGCAGGCGTGCTTGCAGGGCGGCGCCCGGACAGCTGGTCATGAAGCCGTCGCTGTGGCCCGCGAGGGCGGGCAGCATCGCGGTGGTGCCGGCCGCGTACCGGCTGCCGCCGTTGCTGGAGACCAGCCGGACGTCGGATCGCGGGTCGGTGCCGGACAGACCGAGCTTCCAGGCGGCCAGCTCGGCGATCGCGCGCTCCATCGCGGGTGGCACGGCCACCCCGGCGCTGAAGGTGCCGAGCGCGGCGATGCCCGTGCTGCGGTGGTTGAAGCCCTGGGTGTGGGCGCCGGTGACGGGACGGCCGGTGCCGCCCGCGCGGCCTTCGTAGATGGTGCCGCAGCGGTCGACGACGAAGTTGTAACCGATGTCGTCCCAGTCCCGGGCAGTGGTCTGGCCCTCGTAGAGGCTGCGAATCTGGGTGGGGGCCCCGGCGCAGTCGTAGTCGTTGGGCGAGTCGGTGTGATGGACGAAGACGGCGACGACCTTGTCGTCGTAGCGCGGGGGCGGTTGTTCGCGGCCGGCGTCGCCCACCCAGGCCGCTCTCGACACGATGGGCGGCCTGGACGCCGTGTGGGCGGCCGTCTCACGGACGGGGGCCGGGGCGGCGGCCGAGGGCTCCGCGGCCCGTTCGACTCCGTACGCGCACAGCACCAGGGCGGCCGCCGCGGCGACGCCGGGCAGGCAGCCGAACAGCACTTTGACGGTCCTGGGCAGGCTCGTACGGCCGGTTCCGCGGGATATCCGGGAAGCATGGCGCGGCCGCGCTCCCCTTGGTCTTCTGAGGACACGCATGTCTTCACTGTGGGGCGGACAGAGCGGGCCCGCGACGTGGCCGTGCCAACCGGTGGAACCATCGTCCGGGTCCACGGCGGAACCATCGTCCGGGTCCTCGGCGTTCTTCCGGGTACACGCGCGTGCGACCGCTTTCCGGTGGTCACCCGCGCGTGGCTGATCACCGGGCCCCTCCCCCACGTATGAGAGGGCCCGAGAGAAAGGCGGCGTGCGTGGACCTGCTCGACATCCTGCTGTTGCTGGTCGTCCTGGCCTACGCGGCGTCCGGCTACCGGCGCGGTCTGCTGGCCGGCTGCGTGTCGCTGGCCGGTTTCGTGGGCGGTGCCCTCGTCGGCGTGTGGATTCTGCCCTGGGTGATGGACCTGGTGACCCCGGGGACCACCGGGGCCACCGTGACGGCCCTGGTCACGGTGTTGCTGCCGGCGGCCGTGGGCCATGAGCTGGCGGGCCGGCTGGCGCTGCGGCTGCGTCGGGAGCTGGACCGGGGGCCGCTGCGGGTGGCGGACGGCGTCGGCGGGGCGGTGGCCAACTCGGTGGCCGTGCTGATCGTGGCCTGGGTGATCGCGTCCGTCCTCGGTGCCTCCTCGTCCCCGCTGATCACCTCCGCGATCCGGGACTCGCGGCTGCTCGGCACGGTCCACGAGGTGATGCCGGACAGCACCCCCGCGTGGTTCTCGCGGGCCACCTCAGCGCTGACCGAGGCGGGTTTCCCGCAGGTCTTCAACCCGTTCGAGAACGAGTCGACGGCCGAGGTCGCCGAGCCCTCCGGCGACAGCGTCACCGCCGCCGCCACCCGGGCCGCCCAACGGAGCACGGTGAAGGTCGAGGGCGTCGCGGGTCTCCAGGGCCGCGAGGGCAGCGGCTTCGTGTACGCGACGGAGCACGTGATGACCAACGCCCATGTGGTGGCCGGCATCGACGAGCCGACCGTGCGGGTCGGCGGCGTCGGGCGGGCGTACGAGGCCCGGGTGGTGCTGTTCGACCCGCAGAAGGACGTGGCCGTGCTGTACGTGCCCGAACTGCGGGCGCCCGTCCTCCGGTTCGTCGACGACGCCGACCGCGGCGATTCGGCGGTCGTCGCGGGCTACCCGCAGGACGGCGATCTGAATCTCCAGGCGGCGACGGTCGCGAACCGGGTGCAGGCGAGAGGACGGAACATCTACGGCGACCAGGGCGTCACGCGCGAGATCTACTCCATCCGCTCCACCGTGCGCCCCGGCAATTCCGGCGGGCCGCTGCTGAGCACCGACGGCCGGGTGTTCGGCGTGGTGTTCGCCCGGTCCACCTCGGACGTGGAGACCGGCTACGTCCTGACCGCGGCCGAGGTCGCCGGCGAGGCGGAGCGCGCGGCGAACGCGACGGCACCGGTGGACACGGGAGAACCGGTGACGTCGTAGGCGGCGGGGTGGGCCGGTGGCATGCAAGGTGCGACCAGGTGTCGCGGTCCAGCAGGGCCGGTTCCCGCTCGTCGGAGTGGTGTGCGGCGCGGATCGACAGGCCGGGAGTGGGGGCACTTTACGGTCGGGTCCGTCGTGTTCCCGCCGTGATGCCCGGGCGGCGGGGCAGGATGGGAATCGTGACTCCGCTCCCCTCTCGAAAGAAGGGGGCTTCCCACCCGAGGGTCGCGGTCCAGCCCGAACCGATCCCTTGCGGGACACCAGAAACGTACGCCAGGGATTCGATTCCCCCACCGGCTGAAGTCGGTGGTTCCCTCGAAAGAGGTCCGATGGAACCTTCCCGAATCGCGGTGGCCGGTGCGTCCGGCCTCATCGGCGGTGCACTCGTCCGGTCCCTCACCGCCGACGGGCACCGGGTGGTGCGCCTGGTGCGCAGGACTCCCCGCGCGGAGGACGAGGTGCGGTGGGACCCGGAGCGGGGGTCCGTGGACGCGGCCGGGCTCGCCGGGTGCGACGCCGTGGTCAATCTCGCCGGTGCCGGGGTGGGCGACCACCGCTGGACACCCGAGTACAAGGCGCGGATCCGCGACGGCCGGGTGCGGGGCACGGCCGCGCTCGCCGAGGCGTTCGCCGGGATGGAGCGGGACGTACGGCCGCGGGTGTTCGTGAACGGCAGTGCGATCGGCTACTACGGCGAGACCGGCGACCGGACGGTCGACGAGAGCGCGCCGGCGGGCTCGGGCTTCCTGCCGGAGCTGTGCGTCGAGTGGGAGGCCGCCGCGGCACCGGCCCGGGAGGCGGGCGTGCGGACGGCGTTCGCCCGGACCGGGCTCGTGGTGGCCCGCGGGGGCAGGGCGTGGGGCAGGCTCTTCCCGCTGTTCCGGGCCGGGCTGGGCGGGCGGCTGGGCGACGGGCGCCAGTACTGGTCGTACGTCGCCCTGCACGACGAGGTGGCCGCCCTGCGCCATCTGCTCGACACCGACGGGCTGTCCGGGCCGTTCAACCTGACCGCGCCGCACCCGGCGACCAACCGTGAGATCACCGCGGCGATGGCGCGGGTGCTGCGCCGGCCGGCGGTGTTCGCGGTACCGGCGCCGGTGCTGCGGACGGTGCTCGGGGAGATGGCCCAGGACGTGCTGGGCAGCGCCCGGGTGCTGCCGACACGGCTGCTGGAGTCGGGGTTCCGATTCGCGTTCCCGGACATCGAGGGGACGATCCGCGCGGCGCTGTGACGGGACGGCCTGGGCGGAGGGCACCCCGGGTGCGGAGGATGCCAAGGGCGCGGAGGGTGCCAAGGGCGCGGGCCCGCCGGGCGGGTGTGCCCTCGGTGACCGCGGTCCGCCGTCGAGGCCCCGGAACCACCCCGGCCCGGGACCACCGGAGCGCGGAACCACCCCGGCCCGGGACCACCGGAGCGCGGGGCCGCCAGGGCGCGGGACCACCGGAGCGCGGGGCCGCCAGGGCGCGGGACCACCGGAGCGCGGGACCACCGGAGCGCGGGCCCGCCGGGGCGGGTGCGCCCTCGGTGACCGCGGTCCGCCGTCGAGGCCCCGGAACCACCCCGGCCCGGGACCACCGGGGCGCGGAACCACCGGGGCGGGTGCGCCCTCGGTGACGGTGGTGTGTCGTCCGGCGGGCGTATGCGACCGCCGTGCGCCCGTGCCCCTGTCGATGCGCGACTCCCCGGGTGCCCTCCCGGACCTAACCTCGAGCAGAACTCGGGTATTCCTGGGGCCTGTTGGGGGCATGACGTCTCCAGCGTCCGCGCAACCTCGAGGAGGGGCACGTGCTTGAGCCCACGTACCAGGCGGACGTCGTCGTCGTGGGGGCCGGGATCGCCGGACTCTCCGCGGCGCGACGCCTGACCGGCGCAGGAGTCACCACCGTGGTCCTGGAGGCCGCCCACGCGGTGGGCGGCCGGATGGCCACGGAGAAGGTCGACGGCTTCCGGCTCGACAGAGTCGGGCAGTTGCTGTCCACGGCGTATCCCGAGCTGCGGCCGACCGCGGGCGTGGAGGGGCTCGTACTGCGCCCGTTCGCGCCCGGGATCCTGCTGCACAGCGACGGACGGCACCACCGCGCGGGCGTGCCCACCGGCGCGAGGGGCGCAAGGGGCGCACTTCATGCGGTGCGCGCCCTCGCGAGCGCCCCTCGGGCGGGGTCGGTGCCCAGGAGGCCGGTGGCCGTTCCCGGACGGCAGGTGTCCACACCCCGGAGCCGGACCGGTGCCCCGCTGGGCACCGCCGTCGACCAGGCCCGGCTGGGCGCCGCGTTCACCCGGCTCGCGGGCACACCGGTGGAACGGCTGCTGGCCCGGCCGGAGTCGACCGCCGCGGAGGCGCTGACGGCCCGGGGCCTGCCGGCCCGTACCGTCGACGGCTTCCTCCGTCCGCTGCTCGCCGCGCTGTTGTGCGACCCGGACCTCACCACGTCGAGCCGGTGCGCGGATCTCGCGCTGCGGGCCTTCGCGGCCGGGCGGCTGTGTCTGCCGGAGGGCGGCGCGGAGGCGTTGCCGGAGCTGCTGGCGCGGGGGCTGCCCCCGGGCACGGTGCGCACCGGCGTCCGGGCCGTCTCCGTCTCGACGACGTCGGTGACCACCGCCGAGCACGGCGAGTTCCGCTGCCGCGCGGTGCTGATCGCGACGGACGCGCGCGCCGCCGCGCAGTTGCTGCCGGGCCTGCGGGTGCCGGACTTCCACCCGGTGACGGTGGTGCACCACGCGACCGACGAGCCCCCGCAGACCGGCACCTCGCTGCTCCTGGACGCCGACCGGGGCGGCCCGGTGACGCACACGGCGGTGGTCAGCCGGGTCGACCCGTCCCGGGCCCCGGCCGGCCGCGCGCTGGTGTCGTCCACGGTGCTGGGCCCACCCGGAGCGCAGGTCGACGCGGACGTACGCGTGCACCTGTCCAGGCTGTACGGCATGCCGACGGCGCGCTGGGAGACACTGGCGGTCCACCACACCGCCGACGCCGTGCCGGCGACGCCTCCGCCGCACGATCTGCGCCGCCCGGTACGGCTGCTGGCGGGCCTGTACGTGTGCGGCGACCACCGCGACACCAGCACCGTGCAGGGCGCCCTGCACTCGGGCCGCCGCGCCTCGACCGCGATCCTGGCGGACCTGGGCGCGGACCGCCCCCTGCACACGGCCGACCCCCTTCCGACGGCCCGGGCGGCCTGACCGCCCCGGCGGGCGGGACGGCGCCCCGCGCCGCCCCGCCGTCTCCTGGCCGGACACCCCGCCCTCCACCGGCGCACGGGGCTTGTCCGGACCCGGGCAGCCGGGAGCCGGGGTCCGGGCAGCCCGGGGAGCCGTCAGTCCCTCCACGAGGCGTCAGGCGGCTCTCCGGCGGCCTCCCTGCGGCCCTCTTGCCGGATCCCGTGGCCCGGTGGTGGCTGCGGCGGCCGAGGGGCGCGTAGCCACCGTGGCCGCTCGGCCCGCGCCCCTCCGCCCGCGCCCCTCGGCGTCGCCGCTCAGCCGTACGCCGCGATCCTGTCCCGGTAGACGCGGACCGGTGCCGCGTCGCGGTAGGGCTCCAGGCGGCGTTCGAAGTCGCGGACGTACTCCACGGCCCGTACCGAGCGCATCTCGGCGGCCTGGCCCGCCGCCTCGGCGGCGATGAGGCAGGCCTGGTCGAGTTCGCCGAGACCGAGGCGCGCGGTGGCGAGGACGACCCGGCAGAACAGGCGGCTGCGGGCGTAGCCGGGGGCGCGCAGTTGCAGCGAGCGCTCCGCGTGCTGGGCGGCGGCCCGGAACTGCTGGAGGTCGCGGTGGCAGTGGCCGAACTCGTCCGCGAGCTGGGCCTCGTCGAAGAAGCGCACCCAGTGCGGGACCTCGTCGCCGGGCCGGGCGCTCTCCAGGGCTCGTTCGGCGCGTACCAGCGCCGCGGTGCAGGCACGGACCTCACCGAGCACCCCGTGCCCGCGCGCCTCCACGGCGTGCAGCAGGGCCTGCACCAGGGGCGGGGTGGAGCCGCCCGCACCCTGCTGGGCCACCCGCGCCAGTTGCACGGCCTCCCGGCCGTGGCCGAGGTAGACGGCCTGTCGGCTCATGGTGACCAGGACGTACGCGCCGTAGGCCCGGTCCGCGGCCGCCTGGGAGAGGCGGAGCGCCTGGACGAAGTAGCGCTGGGCAAGCCCGTGCGCGCCGATGTCGTACGACGTCCAGCCGGCCAGCCGGGTCAGGTCGGCGACGGCGGCGAACAGGCGGCGTCCGGTCTGTTCGCCGTAGCTGCCGCGCAGCATCGGCTCGCACTCGTGCTCCAGGTAGCGCACCAGGGCCTGGCGGGCGTGGCCGCCGCCGTAGGCGTCGTCGAGGGTGCGGAACAACTCGCTCACCGAGCGCAGGGCGGCGATGTCGCCGCCGGTGACCCGCTGGCCGGGACCGCGTTCGGCGGCGTGCCGGCGGCGGGCGGCGAACCCTGGCGGCCGCCCCGCCGGCCCGCCCGCCGACCGGATCTGGGCGGGAACGCGGAGCGGTGGCTCGGCGCGGGCCACCTTCTCGTCGGCGCGGCCGATGAGCCAGTCCCGGCTGGGCACGACGAGCCCGGCCGAGGTGAAGGCGATCTTGCGCAGCTCGGCGTGACTGCCGGAGTCCTTGCGCCACAGCCCGCTGACGATGTCGATGGCCTCGTCGGGGGCGGCGGCGAACTCCAGGCCCGCGTAGACGGGGGCACAGGCGTCCAGGCCGAGGTCCTGGGCCGTGAGCCTGCGGCCGAGGCGCCGGGTGAAGACCTCGGCGATGAGCGCGGGTGTGGTGCCCCTGGGCTGCTGCCCACGCAGCCAGCGGGTGACGGAGGTCTTGTCGTATCTCAGGTCGAGCCCGTGTTCGAGACCGAGCTGGTCCACGCGACGGGCGAGTCCCGCGTTGGAGAACCCCGCTTCTGCGATGAGCGCGGCGAGCTGGCGGTTGGGGGTGCGCTGCGCGGGTCGTTCCGACATCTGCGGTGCGGTCTCCTGCCTTCCGGTGAACGTGGTGGTGCCCGGATGGCCCATGAGCAGCCGATGCGCATCCGTGAGCAGCTCTTATGACCTGCCGAACGGCGCGAATGTAGCGGAGAGTGAACGCTCGGTTGCGGCCTTCGATCCGCATTCATCCGATCGTGTGAGGATTGACCTCACGGCTGACGACGGACGGCGACCGGCCGCACGGTCGTACAGTTGCTTGGGCACGTTTCACGCCTTACCGCTTGTTTGCCTTACTGCCTTACTGCCTTACTGCCTTACTACCGTCTGGGGAGGCGCTTGCCGTGAGTGAGTTGCGGTTCGTCCGAATGGGTTTCGGAACCGAGTCCGTCGACTACCAGGTGGCCTGGGACGAACAGCGCCGGGTGCACGCGGCGCGGTTCGCCGACGAGGTGCCCGACACCGTGATCCTGCTGGAGCACCCCCCGGTCTACACGGCCGGCCGGCGCACCCAGGACAGCGAGCGCCCTCTCGACGGCACCCCGGTCATCGACGTGGACCGCGGCGGCAAGATCACCTGGCACGGTCCCGGCCAGCTGGTGGGCTACCCGATCCAGAAGCTGCCCCGCCCGGTGGACGTGGTGGCACACGTGCGGCGCCTGGAGGAGGCTCTGATCCGCGCCTCCGCGGAGTTCGGCGTGACCGCCACCCGCATCGAGGGCCGCAGCGGGGTGTGGGTGCTGGGCGACCCGGTCGAACAGCGTCCGGCGCGCTATGGAGGGGCGGCGCGCAGCGCTTCGGCCGAGGGTGGCGGCGGGCGACGGGCGGGCCTCTCCCTCGACTTCGACCCCCGCCTGACCGACGAGGAGTTCGACCCGCGGCTGAACGGCCCCGAGTACGCGCCCTCCAACGCCGGCCAGCGCCGCGAGGACCGCAAGCTCGCCGCCATCGGGATCAGGGTGGCCAAGGGCGTCACCATGCACGGCTTCTCGTACAACGTGCAGCCGGACAACAAGTGGTTCGACCGGATCATCCCGTGCGGCATCCGCGACGCGGGCGTCACCTCCCTCGCGGCCGAACTGGGCCGCGACATCACGATCGACGAGGCGCTCCCGGTCGTCGAGCGCCACCTGCGCGACATCCTGGAGCACGCCGACCCGAAGCCCCGGGAGATCGTCCGCGCGAGCGCCTGATCCGGACCGGGCCGGCCCGGTCCGGACGAGAGGCCCCGGCCTCGCGTCCGGGAATGCGCCCCGCGCCTCGGAGGTTGGCCTGACCGCCAGGCCCGACAAACACGGGCGTACCCTGGTGTACGCCGAAGAATCGAAGCTAGGGAGCCGATGTGTCCGCAGTCGCACCCGACGGACGCAAGATGCTGCGCCTGGAGGTCCGCAACAGCCAGACCCCCATCGAGCGCAAGCCCGAGTGGATCAAGACACGGGCGAAGATGGGGCCCGAGTACACGAAGATGCAGAACCTCGTCAAGAGCGAGGGACT
Coding sequences within it:
- a CDS encoding NAD(P)/FAD-dependent oxidoreductase, producing MLEPTYQADVVVVGAGIAGLSAARRLTGAGVTTVVLEAAHAVGGRMATEKVDGFRLDRVGQLLSTAYPELRPTAGVEGLVLRPFAPGILLHSDGRHHRAGVPTGARGARGALHAVRALASAPRAGSVPRRPVAVPGRQVSTPRSRTGAPLGTAVDQARLGAAFTRLAGTPVERLLARPESTAAEALTARGLPARTVDGFLRPLLAALLCDPDLTTSSRCADLALRAFAAGRLCLPEGGAEALPELLARGLPPGTVRTGVRAVSVSTTSVTTAEHGEFRCRAVLIATDARAAAQLLPGLRVPDFHPVTVVHHATDEPPQTGTSLLLDADRGGPVTHTAVVSRVDPSRAPAGRALVSSTVLGPPGAQVDADVRVHLSRLYGMPTARWETLAVHHTADAVPATPPPHDLRRPVRLLAGLYVCGDHRDTSTVQGALHSGRRASTAILADLGADRPLHTADPLPTARAA
- a CDS encoding DUF4240 domain-containing protein, yielding MDETEFWELVDTARGDAEGDPEEQADLLVERLAQLDPEAVLDFARHFEARYHRAYRWDLWGAAWVLLDGASDDAFDFFRCWLIGQGREVYEGALHDPDALADLLDDFDEEIDGDGEELGYAADEAYEQLTGTVAPDLDLPAGPAEPAGTPADFENDSLLAERYPRLWDRFRP
- a CDS encoding MarP family serine protease; this translates as MDLLDILLLLVVLAYAASGYRRGLLAGCVSLAGFVGGALVGVWILPWVMDLVTPGTTGATVTALVTVLLPAAVGHELAGRLALRLRRELDRGPLRVADGVGGAVANSVAVLIVAWVIASVLGASSSPLITSAIRDSRLLGTVHEVMPDSTPAWFSRATSALTEAGFPQVFNPFENESTAEVAEPSGDSVTAAATRAAQRSTVKVEGVAGLQGREGSGFVYATEHVMTNAHVVAGIDEPTVRVGGVGRAYEARVVLFDPQKDVAVLYVPELRAPVLRFVDDADRGDSAVVAGYPQDGDLNLQAATVANRVQARGRNIYGDQGVTREIYSIRSTVRPGNSGGPLLSTDGRVFGVVFARSTSDVETGYVLTAAEVAGEAERAANATAPVDTGEPVTS
- a CDS encoding TIGR01777 family oxidoreductase; translated protein: MEPSRIAVAGASGLIGGALVRSLTADGHRVVRLVRRTPRAEDEVRWDPERGSVDAAGLAGCDAVVNLAGAGVGDHRWTPEYKARIRDGRVRGTAALAEAFAGMERDVRPRVFVNGSAIGYYGETGDRTVDESAPAGSGFLPELCVEWEAAAAPAREAGVRTAFARTGLVVARGGRAWGRLFPLFRAGLGGRLGDGRQYWSYVALHDEVAALRHLLDTDGLSGPFNLTAPHPATNREITAAMARVLRRPAVFAVPAPVLRTVLGEMAQDVLGSARVLPTRLLESGFRFAFPDIEGTIRAAL
- a CDS encoding peptidoglycan recognition protein family protein, translating into MLFGCLPGVAAAAALVLCAYGVERAAEPSAAAPAPVRETAAHTASRPPIVSRAAWVGDAGREQPPPRYDDKVVAVFVHHTDSPNDYDCAGAPTQIRSLYEGQTTARDWDDIGYNFVVDRCGTIYEGRAGGTGRPVTGAHTQGFNHRSTGIAALGTFSAGVAVPPAMERAIAELAAWKLGLSGTDPRSDVRLVSSNGGSRYAAGTTAMLPALAGHSDGFMTSCPGAALQARLPRIREMAAELQGRRPDPGSLQEQQQKAQEKAQEKAQGENSRIAGTPR
- the aceE gene encoding pyruvate dehydrogenase (acetyl-transferring), homodimeric type, with the protein product MTDPKAIQPSELDQLPDRDPEETAEWRASLDAVAKAAGPHRAAYLMRRTLERAEGAGIALPRLLETDYVNTIPTAAEPAVDGDEAMESRITAWNRWNAAAMVSRGSKYGVGGHIATFASAAWLYETGFNHFFRGKEGDGSGDQLYIQGHASPGIYARAFLDGRLTEAHLDNFRREAGGDGLPSYPHPRRLPWLWEFPTVSMGLGPISAIYQARFNRYLTSRGIKDLSNSHVWAFLGDGEMDEPESTTALTLASREGLDNLTFVINCNLQRLDGPVRANFKIVQELEAQFRGAGWNVIKSLWGTAWDELFQLDTTGALVRRLREVPDAQVQTYQTRDAAYIREDFFGKDPALAEMAKLLSDDKIIECFQLSRGGHEARKVYAAYRAALSHTGAPTVILAQTVKGHTLGDGFASKNANHQMKKLSADEFKAMRDRLELPIRDSDFVDGEVPYGHPGADSPEVRYLQERRAALGGPAPARRVHPVAPLPAPAEKAFTAFDKGSGSQNVATTMAFVRLVKDLVRDKETGKRWVPIVPDEARTFGMESLFPSLGIYSPKGQTYEPVDRDQLMYYKEAKNGQILNEGITEAGSMASFIAASTSYSTHGEPVIPFYIYYSMFGWQRTADQMWQLGDQLGRGFLVGATAGRTTLTGEGLQHADGHSPVIAATNPAALTYDPAFAYEIAVIVKDGLRRMYGEAAPGEDQNVFYYLTVYNEPVRQPAKPSAAGIDEGILKGLYRFNTAESAGLAPAANAARIQLLGSGTAIHWALKAQRLLAEEWGVAADVWSATSWTELRRDALDADAALLRGEERVPYVRQALQGAEGPVLAVSDYMRQVPDQIAQWVEQDYSSLGADGFGLSETREAARRHFGVDAESIVVAALAQLARRGEVQATAVKEAREKYGL